In the Sus scrofa isolate TJ Tabasco breed Duroc chromosome 7, Sscrofa11.1, whole genome shotgun sequence genome, one interval contains:
- the RPS18 gene encoding 40S ribosomal protein S18 has product MSLVIPEKFQHILRVLNTNIDGRRKIAFAITAIKGVGRRYAHVVLRKADIDLTKRAGELTEDEVERVITIMQNPRQYKIPDWFLNRQKDVKDGKYSQVLANGLDNKLREDLERLKKIRAHRGLRHFWGLRVRGQHTKTTGRRGRTVGVSKKK; this is encoded by the exons ATG TCTCTAGTAATCCCTGAGAAGTTCCAGCACATTTTGCGAGTACTCAACACCAACATCGATGGGCGGCGGAAAATTGCCTTTGCTATCACTGCGATTAAG GGTGTAGGACGGAGATATGCTCATGTGGTGTTGAGGAAAGCAGACATCGACCTCACCAAGAGGGCAGGAGAGCTCACAGAGGATGAG GTGGAACGTGTAATCACCATTATGCAGAATCCTCGCCAATACAAGATTCCAGACTGGTTCTTAAATAGACAGAAGGATGTGAAGGATGGGAAGTACAGCCAG GTCCTGGCCAACGGTCTGGATAACAAACTCCGTGAAGACTTGGAGCGACTGAAGAAGATTCGGGCCCACAGAGGGCTGCGCCACTTCTGGGG ACTGCGTGTCCGAGGCCAGCACACCAAGACCACAGGCCGCCGTGGCCGCACCGTGGGTGTgtccaagaagaaataa
- the WDR46 gene encoding WD repeat-containing protein 46 isoform X1: MAPRGLRTWGGADWMRAGRLPGVFNPTVGQLRGVCTCVAVRVGLMETAPKPGSDVPPKKDRLQAKRKQKPRRYWEEETAPTAAGASPGPPRKQKKNREARPQKPKNAPIQKKSRFPKKPQVPKKSQEWRSPGPQRSLSGAQDPFAGPAPVPVEVVRKFRRIDKSKKLPRSKSKAQSRLDAAEAEEEEISVKAARSELLLAEEPGFLEGEDGEDTARIRQADIAEAVDIASAAKHFDLNLRQFGPYRLNYSRTGRHLALGGRRGHVAALDWVTKKLMCEINVMEAVRDIRFLHSEALLAVAQNRWLHIYDNQGIELHCVRRCDRITRLEFLPFHFLLATASETGFLTYLDVSVGKIVAALNARAGRLDVMTQNPYNAIVHLGHSNGTVSLWSPAVKEPLAKILCHRGGVRAVAVDPTGTHMATSGLDHQLKIFDLRGTFQPLSARTLPQGAGHLAFSQRGLLAAGLGDVVNVWAGPGGAGAPCLERPYLTHRLTGHVHGLQFCPFEDVLGVGHSGGVTSMLAPGAAEPNFDGLESNPYRSRKQRQEWEVKALLEKVPAELICLDPRALAEVDVVSLEQEKKERIERLGYDPEAKAPFQPKPKQKGRSSTASLVKRKKKVMDEEHRDKVRQSLKQQQQQKQEKAKPTGARPSALDRFVR; this comes from the exons ATGGCGCCTCGAGGGCTTCGAACCTGGGGCGGAGCTGATTGGATGAGGGCCGGAAGACTTCCGGGAGTTTTCAATCCGACTGTGGGACAGCTGAGAGGAGTTTGCACGTGTGTCGCGGTTCGGGTGGGCTTGATGGAGACAGCCCCCAAGCCTGGCAGTGATGTCCCGCCCAAGAAGGACAGACTTCAGGCCAAGAGAAAG CAGAAACCTCGGCGATACTGGGAGGAAGAGACCGCTCCGACAGCTGCCGGAGCCTCTCCGGGTCCCCCTCGTAAACAGAAGAAGAATCGAGAGGCCCGCCCTCAGAAGCCAAAGAACGCTCCCATCCAAAAGAAGTCTCGGTTCCCCAAGAAGCCCCAGGTCCCAAAGAAATCCCAAGAATGGAGGAGTCCAGGCCCTCAGCGGAGCTTGTCTGGG GCCCAGGACCCGTTTGCAGGCCCCGCCCCTGTCCCTGTGGAGGTAGTTCGAAAGTTCCGTCGCATCGACAAATCCAAAAAG CTGCCCCGTTCCAAGTCCAAAGCCCAAAGCCGGCTTGATGCTGCTGAAGCTGAGGAAGAGGAAATAAGCGTCAAAGCTGCTCGTTCTGAGCTGCTGCTGGCTGAGGAACCTGG GTTTCTGGAAGGTGAGGATGGGGAGGACACAGCAAGGATACGCCAGGCTGACATCGCAGAGGCTGTGGATATTGCAAGTGCAGCCAAG CACTTTGACTTGAACTTGAGGCAGTTTGGACCCTACAGGCTGAATTACTCTCGAACAGGGAG GCACCTGGCTTTGGGAGGGCGACGGGGTCATGTGGCCGCCCTCGACTGGGTGACAAAGAAGCTTATGTGCGAGATCAACGTCATGGAGGCGGTGCGGGACATCCG GTTTCTGCACTCAGAGGCACTGCTTGCTGTTGCTCAGAACCGTTGGCTTCACATTTACGACAACCAGGGCATCGAGCTCCATTGCGTCCGCCGCTGTGACCGCATCACCCGGCTTGAGTTCCTGCCCTTCCACTTCCTCCTGGCCACGGCT TCAGAGACAGGGTTTCTGACCTACTTGGACGTGTCAGTGGGCAAGATCGTGGCAGCTCTGAACGCCCGGGCTGGACGGCTCGACGTCATGACCCAGAACCCTTACAATGCCATCGTCCACCTCGGACACAGCAACG GGACTGTGTCTTTATGGAGCCCTGCAGTGAAGGAACCGCTGGCAAAGATTCTGTGTCACCGCGGTGGGGTGCGGGCCGTGGCAGTCGATCCTACAGGCAC GCACATGGCTACCTCTGGCCTGGACCACCAGCTGAAGATCTTTGACTTGCGGGGAACGTTCCAGCCCCTGAGTGCACGGACCCTGCCCCAGGGGGCGGGGCATCTGGCCTTCTCCCAGCGTGGGCTGCTGGCTGCAGGACTGGGCGATGTGGTCAACGTGTGGGCAGGGCCGGGTGGGGCTGGTGCCCCCTGCCTGGAGCGGCCCTACCTCACCCACCGGCTCACTGGCCACGTGCACGGCCTGCAGTTCTGCCCCTTTGAGGATGTGCTCGGGGTGGGACACAGCGGGGGCGTCACCAGCATGCTGGCCCCTG ggGCTGCTGAGCCCAACTTTGATGGGCTGGAGAGTAATCCTTACCGGAGCCGCAAGCAGCGCCAGGAGTGGGAGGTGAAGGCCCTGCTGGAGAAG GTGCCAGCAGAGCTCATCTGCCTGGACCCCCGAGCCCTCGCAGAGGTAGATGTGGTCTCCTTGGAGCAGGAGAAGAAGGAACGGATCGAGAGGCTG GGCTATGATCCCGAGGCCAAGGCTCCCTTCCAGCCAAAGCCAAAGCAGAAGGGCCGCAGCTCCACAGCAAGTCtagtgaagaggaagaagaaggtcATGGATGAAGAACACAGG gacAAAGTCCGGCAGAGCCttaaacagcagcagcagcagaagcaagAGAAGGCCAAGCCCACAGGGGCCCGGCCATCTGCCCTGGACCGATTTGTGCGCTGA
- the WDR46 gene encoding WD repeat-containing protein 46 isoform X2 — MAPRGLRTWGGADWMRAGRLPGVFNPTVGQLRGVCTCVAVRVGLMETAPKPGSDVPPKKDRLQAKRKKPRRYWEEETAPTAAGASPGPPRKQKKNREARPQKPKNAPIQKKSRFPKKPQVPKKSQEWRSPGPQRSLSGAQDPFAGPAPVPVEVVRKFRRIDKSKKLPRSKSKAQSRLDAAEAEEEEISVKAARSELLLAEEPGFLEGEDGEDTARIRQADIAEAVDIASAAKHFDLNLRQFGPYRLNYSRTGRHLALGGRRGHVAALDWVTKKLMCEINVMEAVRDIRFLHSEALLAVAQNRWLHIYDNQGIELHCVRRCDRITRLEFLPFHFLLATASETGFLTYLDVSVGKIVAALNARAGRLDVMTQNPYNAIVHLGHSNGTVSLWSPAVKEPLAKILCHRGGVRAVAVDPTGTHMATSGLDHQLKIFDLRGTFQPLSARTLPQGAGHLAFSQRGLLAAGLGDVVNVWAGPGGAGAPCLERPYLTHRLTGHVHGLQFCPFEDVLGVGHSGGVTSMLAPGAAEPNFDGLESNPYRSRKQRQEWEVKALLEKVPAELICLDPRALAEVDVVSLEQEKKERIERLGYDPEAKAPFQPKPKQKGRSSTASLVKRKKKVMDEEHRDKVRQSLKQQQQQKQEKAKPTGARPSALDRFVR, encoded by the exons ATGGCGCCTCGAGGGCTTCGAACCTGGGGCGGAGCTGATTGGATGAGGGCCGGAAGACTTCCGGGAGTTTTCAATCCGACTGTGGGACAGCTGAGAGGAGTTTGCACGTGTGTCGCGGTTCGGGTGGGCTTGATGGAGACAGCCCCCAAGCCTGGCAGTGATGTCCCGCCCAAGAAGGACAGACTTCAGGCCAAGAGAAAG AAACCTCGGCGATACTGGGAGGAAGAGACCGCTCCGACAGCTGCCGGAGCCTCTCCGGGTCCCCCTCGTAAACAGAAGAAGAATCGAGAGGCCCGCCCTCAGAAGCCAAAGAACGCTCCCATCCAAAAGAAGTCTCGGTTCCCCAAGAAGCCCCAGGTCCCAAAGAAATCCCAAGAATGGAGGAGTCCAGGCCCTCAGCGGAGCTTGTCTGGG GCCCAGGACCCGTTTGCAGGCCCCGCCCCTGTCCCTGTGGAGGTAGTTCGAAAGTTCCGTCGCATCGACAAATCCAAAAAG CTGCCCCGTTCCAAGTCCAAAGCCCAAAGCCGGCTTGATGCTGCTGAAGCTGAGGAAGAGGAAATAAGCGTCAAAGCTGCTCGTTCTGAGCTGCTGCTGGCTGAGGAACCTGG GTTTCTGGAAGGTGAGGATGGGGAGGACACAGCAAGGATACGCCAGGCTGACATCGCAGAGGCTGTGGATATTGCAAGTGCAGCCAAG CACTTTGACTTGAACTTGAGGCAGTTTGGACCCTACAGGCTGAATTACTCTCGAACAGGGAG GCACCTGGCTTTGGGAGGGCGACGGGGTCATGTGGCCGCCCTCGACTGGGTGACAAAGAAGCTTATGTGCGAGATCAACGTCATGGAGGCGGTGCGGGACATCCG GTTTCTGCACTCAGAGGCACTGCTTGCTGTTGCTCAGAACCGTTGGCTTCACATTTACGACAACCAGGGCATCGAGCTCCATTGCGTCCGCCGCTGTGACCGCATCACCCGGCTTGAGTTCCTGCCCTTCCACTTCCTCCTGGCCACGGCT TCAGAGACAGGGTTTCTGACCTACTTGGACGTGTCAGTGGGCAAGATCGTGGCAGCTCTGAACGCCCGGGCTGGACGGCTCGACGTCATGACCCAGAACCCTTACAATGCCATCGTCCACCTCGGACACAGCAACG GGACTGTGTCTTTATGGAGCCCTGCAGTGAAGGAACCGCTGGCAAAGATTCTGTGTCACCGCGGTGGGGTGCGGGCCGTGGCAGTCGATCCTACAGGCAC GCACATGGCTACCTCTGGCCTGGACCACCAGCTGAAGATCTTTGACTTGCGGGGAACGTTCCAGCCCCTGAGTGCACGGACCCTGCCCCAGGGGGCGGGGCATCTGGCCTTCTCCCAGCGTGGGCTGCTGGCTGCAGGACTGGGCGATGTGGTCAACGTGTGGGCAGGGCCGGGTGGGGCTGGTGCCCCCTGCCTGGAGCGGCCCTACCTCACCCACCGGCTCACTGGCCACGTGCACGGCCTGCAGTTCTGCCCCTTTGAGGATGTGCTCGGGGTGGGACACAGCGGGGGCGTCACCAGCATGCTGGCCCCTG ggGCTGCTGAGCCCAACTTTGATGGGCTGGAGAGTAATCCTTACCGGAGCCGCAAGCAGCGCCAGGAGTGGGAGGTGAAGGCCCTGCTGGAGAAG GTGCCAGCAGAGCTCATCTGCCTGGACCCCCGAGCCCTCGCAGAGGTAGATGTGGTCTCCTTGGAGCAGGAGAAGAAGGAACGGATCGAGAGGCTG GGCTATGATCCCGAGGCCAAGGCTCCCTTCCAGCCAAAGCCAAAGCAGAAGGGCCGCAGCTCCACAGCAAGTCtagtgaagaggaagaagaaggtcATGGATGAAGAACACAGG gacAAAGTCCGGCAGAGCCttaaacagcagcagcagcagaagcaagAGAAGGCCAAGCCCACAGGGGCCCGGCCATCTGCCCTGGACCGATTTGTGCGCTGA
- the B3GALT4 gene encoding beta-1,3-galactosyltransferase 4: MRLSLSRRLLLAALLLVIIWTLFGPSGLGEELLSLSLASLLPAPASPGPPLALPRLLIPNEEACGGPGVPPFLLILVCTAPDNLNQRNAIRASWGRLREARGLRVQTLFLLGEPSGGSRENDLARESAAHGDIVQAAFQDSYRNLTLKTLSGLNWADKHCPMARYILKTDDDVFVNVPELVSELVRRGGHWEQWEQEPQRKAKVGDEEGGEGSPTSGSQPVPLLYLGRVHWRVHPSRTPGGRHQIAEEQWPPAWGPFPPYASGTGYLLSASAVELILKVASRAPPLPLEDVFVGVSARRGGLTPTHCVRLAGATHYPLDRCCYGRFLLTSHRLDPREMQEAWELVGGSDGRRTVPFCSWLQGVLGILRCRVIAWLHS; the protein is encoded by the coding sequence ATGCGCCTAAGCCTCTCCCGGCGCCTGCTCCTCGCCGCCCTGCTGTTGGTGATTATCTGGACTCTATTTGGACCCTCAGGCCTCGGGGAGGAGCTGCTGAGTCTCTCGCTggcctccctgctcccagccccgGCCTCTCCTGGGCCGCCCCTGGCCTTGCCTCGCCTCTTGATCCCCAACGAGGAGGCGTGTGGCGGGCCCGGCGTTCCTCCGTTCCTGCTAATCCTGGTTTGCACAGCCCCGGACAACCTGAACCAGAGGAATGCCATTCGGGCCTCGTGGGGCCGGCTGCGCGAGGCCCGGGGGCTCAGGGTGCAGACTCTCTTTCTGCTGGGAGAGCCTAGCGGAGGCTCCAGAGAGAACGACCTGGCCAGGGAGTCAGCTGCCCATGGGGATATCGTGCAGGCGGCCTTCCAGGACTCCTATCGCAATCTCACCCTCAAGACCCTCAGCGGGCTGAACTGGGCTGACAAACACTGCCCCATGGCCCGCTACATTCTCAAGACTGACGACGACGTGTTTGTCAATGTCCCAGAGCTGGTATCAGAGCTGGTCCGGCGAGGGGGCCATTGGGAGCAATGGGAGCAGGAGCCCCAGAGAAAGGCTAAGGTTGGTGatgaggagggtggggaaggaagcCCCACCTCGGGGAGCCAGCCGGTGCCTCTCTTGTACTTGGGCCGGGTGCACTGGCGGGTGCACCCTTCTAGGACGCCAGGAGGCAGGCACCAGATAGCAGAGGAGCAGTGGCCTCCCGCCTGGGGCCCCTTCCCCCCTTACGCCTCAGGAACGGGATACCTGCTGTCAGCATCTGCTGTGGAGCTCATCCTGAAAGTGGCCAGCAGAGCACCCCCTCTGCCACTGGAGGATGTCTTTGTGGGGGTAAGTGCCCGACGAGGAggcctcacccccacccactgtgtcaggctggctGGCGCCACCCACTACCCCCTGGACCGGTGCTGCTACGGGAGGTTCCTGCTGACCTCCCATAGGTTGGACCCCAGGGAGATGCAGGAGGCCTGGGAGCTGGTGGGTGGCTCTGATGGCCGAAGAACTGTACCCTTCTGCTCCTGGCTGCAGGGAGTGCTGGGCATCCTCCGGTGTCGGGTCATAGCCTGGCTTCACAGCTGA
- the TAPBP gene encoding tapasin, with the protein MKPLSLLLSVVALGLASTVSAGPAVIECWFVEDAGRGQLSKKPAALLLRQGPGSPPPRPDLEPELYLKVHDPAGALLAAFRQYPRDAPAPRCEMSHYIPLPASPDWVSGLTPEQRCPRALDGKWLMVSMSSPVLSLSSFLQPQSEPQLEPALITMATAVLTVITHTPAPRIRLGQDALLDLSFAYVPPTSKAAISLAPGPPPFGLEWRRQHLGKGHLLLAATPGLSGQVPAAREGAVAFAAWDDDEPWGPWTGNGSFWLPAVQPFQEGTYLATVHLPYLQGQVAMDLAVQKSPKVSLTPAPLVWAAPGEAPPELLCLVSHFYPSEGLEVEWELRGGPQGRFQKAEGQSWHSALSHHADGSVSLSAHLQLPPVTTEQHGARYACRVHHPSLPALGRRSEITLQVAGLSGPSLEDGVGLFLSAFLLLGLIKALGWAAAHLAASRDSTQKKTE; encoded by the exons ATGAAGCCTCTGTCTCTGCTCCTCTCTGTAGTAGCTTTGG GCTTGGCGTCCACCGTCTCGGCGGGTCCCGCGGTGATCGAGTGCTGGTTCGTGGAGGATGCGGGCCGGGGCCAGCTGTCCAAGAAACCCGCTGCCCTGCTGCTGCGCCAGGGCCCCGGGAGCCCACCTCCTCGGCCGGACCTCGAGCCAGAGCTCTACCTCAAAGTGCACG ACCCTGCGGGAGCCCTCCTAGCCGCCTTCAGGCAGTACCCCCGGGACGCCCCCGCGCCACGCTGCGAGATGAGCCACTATATCCCGCTCCCCGCCTCGCCCGACTGGGTCAGCGGCTTGACTCCGGAGCAGAGGTGCCCGCGGGCCCTGGACGGGAAGTGGCTAATGGTCAGTATGTCCAGCCCGGTACTCAGCCTTTCCAGCTTCCTTCAGCCGCAGTCTGAGCCTCAGCTGGAGCCTGCTCTCATCACCATGGCAACAG CTGTGCTCACTGTCATCACCCACACACCCGCCCCTCGCATCCGACTGGGACAAGATGCCCTACTGGACTTGAGCTTTGCCTATGTGCCCCCCACCTCCAAGGCTGCTATATCTCTAGCCCCAGGTCCCCCTCCCTTTGGGCTGGAGTGGCGACGCCAGCACCTGGGCAAGGGGCACCTCCTCTTGGCTGCAACTCCAGGGCTGAGTGGGCAGGTGCCAGCTGCCCGAGAGGGGGCAGTAGCCTTTGCTGCTTGGGATGATGATGAGCCCTGGGGGCCATGGACCGGAAATGGCAGCTTCTGGCTGCCTGCAGTGCAGCCCTTCCAGGAGGGCACCTATCTGGCCACTGTACACCTGCCATACCTGCAAGGGCAGGTTGCCATGGATCTTGCTGTACAGA agtCCCCCAAAGTGTCCCTGACACCAGCGCCCCTTGTGTGGGCTGCCCCCGGAGAGGCTCCTCCAGAGTTGCTCTGCCTGGTGTCTCACTTCTACCCCTCCGAGGGCCTGGAGGTGGAGTGGGAGCTCCGGGGTGGCCCACAGGGTCGCTTTCAGAAGGCCGAGGGGCAGAGTTGGCACTCTGCCCTGAGCCACCATGCAGATGGCTCTGTCAGCCTGTCCGCACACCTGCAGCTGCCCCCAGTCACCACCGAACAGCATGGGGCCCGCTATGCCTGCAGAGTCCACCACCCGAGCCTGCCTGCCTTGGGGCGCAGGTCTGAGATCACCCTGCAGGTGGCAG GTCTCTCGGGGCCCTCTCTCGAGGACGGCGTGGGCCTCTTCCTGTCTGCCTTTCTCCTCCTTGGGCTCATCAaggcactgggctgggctg CTGCCCATCTGGCCGCTTCCAGGGACTCAACGCAAAAG AAAACTGAGTGA
- the PFDN6 gene encoding prefoldin subunit 6 isoform X1: protein MRQTRASGAVSSQHSLFTSGFTNTERRTPERGARVPSRVCNPAPLSLFPRSFVLAMAELIQKKLQGEVEKYQQLQKDLSKSMSGRQKLEAQLTENNIVKEELALLDGSNVVFKLLGPVLVKQELGEARATVGKRLDYITAEIKRYESQLRELERQSEQQRETLAQLQQEFQRAQAAKAGAPGKA, encoded by the exons ATGCGTCAGACGAGAGCTTCCGGCGCCGTCTCTTCCCAGCATTCTCTGTTTACTTCCGGGTTCACCAACACTGAAAGAAGAAC GCCGGAAAGGGGAGCTCGGGTACCTTCCAGAGTGTGCAACCCAGcgcccctctccctcttcccgCGGAGTTTCGTCCTCGCCATGGCTGAGCTGATCCAGAAGAAGCTACAGGGAGAAGTGGAGAAATATCAACAGCTACAGAAGG ACTTGAGTAAGTCCATGTCAGGGAGGCAGAAACTAGAAGCACAACTAACAGAAAATAATATCGTGAAGGAG GAACTGGCCCTGCTGGATGGATCCAACGTGGTCTTTAAACTTCTGGGTCCCGTGCTGGTCAAACAGGAGCTGGGAGAGGCTCGAGCCACAGTGGGGAAAAGGCTGGACTACATCACAGCTGAAAT TAAGCGATACGAATCCCAACTCCGGGAACTGGAGCGCCAGTCAGAGCAACAGAGGGAGACCCTGGCTCAGCTGCAGCAGGAGTTCCAGCGGGCCCAGGCAGCCAAGGCAGGGGCTCCTGGGAAGGCCTGA
- the PFDN6 gene encoding prefoldin subunit 6 translates to MAELIQKKLQGEVEKYQQLQKDLSKSMSGRQKLEAQLTENNIVKEELALLDGSNVVFKLLGPVLVKQELGEARATVGKRLDYITAEIKRYESQLRELERQSEQQRETLAQLQQEFQRAQAAKAGAPGKA, encoded by the exons ATGGCTGAGCTGATCCAGAAGAAGCTACAGGGAGAAGTGGAGAAATATCAACAGCTACAGAAGG ACTTGAGTAAGTCCATGTCAGGGAGGCAGAAACTAGAAGCACAACTAACAGAAAATAATATCGTGAAGGAG GAACTGGCCCTGCTGGATGGATCCAACGTGGTCTTTAAACTTCTGGGTCCCGTGCTGGTCAAACAGGAGCTGGGAGAGGCTCGAGCCACAGTGGGGAAAAGGCTGGACTACATCACAGCTGAAAT TAAGCGATACGAATCCCAACTCCGGGAACTGGAGCGCCAGTCAGAGCAACAGAGGGAGACCCTGGCTCAGCTGCAGCAGGAGTTCCAGCGGGCCCAGGCAGCCAAGGCAGGGGCTCCTGGGAAGGCCTGA
- the RGL2 gene encoding ral guanine nucleotide dissociation stimulator-like 2 (The RefSeq protein has 2 frameshifts compared to this genomic sequence) — translation MLPRPLRLLWDTSPPGGVVLSSFRSRDPEEGGGPGGRGVGGGQEEEEEEEEDEAPVSAWNEEEDGATFTVTSRQYQPPDPLAPRPPPRFSRRLRAGTLEALVRHLLDAGTSGADVTFTAAFLATHRAFTSTPAVLGLVADRLEALESRPPDELERTKGVAISVLSTWLASHPEDFGSEVKGQLDRLESFLLQTGYAAGEGVGGGGADLIRNLRSRVDPQPPDLPKPLALPGDPPADPTDVLVFLADHLAEQLTLLDAELFLNLVPSQCLGALWGHRDRPGHAHLCPSVRATVTQFNRVAGAVVSSVLGATSTGEGPGEVTVRPLRPPQRARLLEKWIRVAEECRLLRNFSSVYAVVSALQSSPVHRLRAAWGEAARDSLRVFSNLCQIFSEEDNYSQSRELLLQEGKLQPSLEPTSKKSPRSGSRGGGVVPYLGTFLKDLVMLDAASKDELENGYINFDKRRKEFAVLSELRRLQNECRGYDLRPDPEIQRWLQGLRPLTEAQSHRVSCEVEPLGTGDPPAPRVLRPTLVISQWTEVLGSVGGPTPLVSWDRPSVGADEAAGTPAPLLTRLAQHMKWPSVSSLDSALDGTPTLQSPVNPSHLSPPTSSPKPSRGHRRSASCGSPLSGGADGASRGAGCGSGPGASDCRIIRVQMELGEDGSVYKSILVTSQDKAPSVISRVLKKNNRDSAVASEYELVQLLPGERELTIPASANVFYAMDGASHDFLLRQRRRPSTATLGPSASGTPPSAGGGGSFPRIKATGRKIARALF, via the exons ATGCTCCCGCGGCCCCTGCGGCTGCTTTGGGACACGAGCCCC GGGGGAGTCGTGCTGAGCAGCTTCCGGAGCCGAGACCCCGAAGAGGGTGGGGGCCCAGGTGGCCGGGGCGTgggcggg caggaggaggaggaggaggaggaagaagacgaG GCCCCCGTGTCTGCCTGGAATGAGGAGGAGGATGGTGCCACCTTTACTGTCACAAGTCGCCAGTATCAGCCTCCTGATCCTTTG GCCCCAAGGCCTCCCCCGCGTTTCTCTCGGAGGCTCCGAGCCGGAACTTTGGAGGCCCTTGTCAGACACCTGCTGGATGCCGGGACATCGGGGGCTGACGTGACCTTCACGGCCGCCTTCCTGGCCACTCACAGGGCCTTCACCTCCACACCTGCTGTGCTAGGACTGGTGGCAGACAG gctgGAAGCCCTTGAATCTCGTCCTCCTGATGAACTAGAGAGGACAAAAGG GGTAGCCATCTCTGTACTGTCAACCTGGCTGGCCTCTCACCCTGAGGATTTTGGCTCTGAGGTCAAGGGTCAGCTTGACCGGCTTGAGAGCTTCTTACTGCAGACAGGGTATGCAGCCGGGGAGGGTGTTGGGGGGGGCGGCGCTGACCTCATCCGCAACCTCCGGTCCCGGGTGGACCCCCAGCCCCCCGACCTTCCTAAGCCCCTGGCCCTCCCCGGCGACCCCCCTGCTGACCCCACGGATGTCCTGGTGTTCCTCGCTGACCACTTGGCCGAGCAGCTGACCCTGCTAGATGCG GAGCTGTTTCTCAATCTGGTCCCCTCTCAGTGCCTGGGGGCCCTGTGGGGTCACAGAGACCGACCAGGACATGCCCACCTCTGCCCATCTGTCCGGGCTACTGTCACGCAGTTTAACAGAGTGGCAGGGGCAGTGGTCAGCTCCGTCCTGGGGGCCACCTCAACCGGGGAGGGGCCTGGAGAGGTGACCGTCCGGCCACTTCGCCCCCCCCAGAGGGCTCGGCTCCTGGAGAAGTGGATCCGTGTGGCAGAG GAGTGCCGCCTGCTCCGGAATTTCTCTTCCGTGTATGCTGTCGTGTCGGCCCTGCAGTCCAGCCCCGTCCACAGGCTTCGAGCAGCCTGGGGGGAAGCAGCCAG GGACAGCCTCAGAGTCTTCTCCAACCTCTGCCAGATTTTCTCGGAGGAGGATAATTACTCACAGAGTCGGGAGCTCCTCCTGCAG GAGGGGAAGCTGCAGCCCTCTCTGGAGCCAACTTCCAAGAAGTCCCCGAGATCTGGCTCCCGGGGTGGG GGTGTGGTCCCATACCTTGGCACCTTCTTGAAGGACCTTGTGATGCTGGATGCAGCCTCCAAGGATGAGCTGGAG AATGGATACATCAATTTTGACAAGCGGAGGAAG GAGTTTGCTGTCCTATCTGAGCTGCGGCGGCTCCAGAATGAATGTCGCGGCTATGATCTCCGACCTGACCCTGAAATCCAGCGGTGGCTGCAGGGCCTCCGGCCACTGACAGAGGCCCAGAG CCATCGTGTGTCCTGTGAGGTGGAGCCACTTGGGACTGGTGATCCTCCTGCACCGCGGGTGCTCCGGCCAACGCTGGTCATCTCCCAGTGGACAGA GGTTCTGGGTTCTGTTGGGGGCCCCACCCCCCTTGTCTCCTGGGACCGGCCCAGTGTGGGGGCAGATGAGGCAGCTGGAACCCCCGCCCCACTGCTGACTCGGCTGGCCCAG CACATGAAGTGGCCGTCTGTCTCGTCCCTGGACTCTGCCCTGGACGGCACCCCTACCCTACAGAGTCCGGTTAACCCCAGCCACCTCTcaccccccacttcctccccgaAGCCTTCTCGAGGTCACCGCCGATCAGCCTCGTGTGGCTCCCCACTCAGTGGGGGAGCAGATGGGGCCTCCAGGGGGGCTGGATGTGGGTCTGGGCCAGGGGCGTCTGATTGCCGGATCATCCGCGTCCAGATGGAGCTGGGGGAAGACGGCAGTGTCTACAAGAGCATCTTG GTAACAAGCCAGGACAAAGCTCCAAGTGTCATCAGTCGTGTCCTTAAGAAAAACAATCGTGATTCTGCAGTGGCTTCAGAGTATGAGCTGGTGCAGCTGCTACCAGGGGAGCGAG AGCTGACCATCCCCGCCTCGGCCAACGTCTTCTACGCCATGGATGGTGCGTCCCACGATTTCCTCCTGCGGCAGCGGCGCAGGCCCTCTACTGCTACGCTGGGCCCCTCTGCCTCGGGGACGCCCCCGAgcgcggggggagggggctcctTCCCCAGGATCAAAGCCACGGGGAGGAAGATTGCCCGGGCACTGTTCTGA